The following nucleotide sequence is from Peribacillus sp. ACCC06369.
GAAACTCCTCGCTTGCCGGCAAGTGTGTGACTGACACCCCACATTTTTTCAAAGCTTCCACGTAAGAAGCATGCTGTTGCAATACTTTTTCATAATTTGGCGTGCCAAGGTCGGATGTTGTTAATCCATTTACATAGCTTTTTCCTGGTGTTTTTACAATTACATGTTTATACAAAATTAAATCCCCCATCATTTATATTGTACGCACCACAGGGCAAGTTAAACAGGTTGGACCGCCAGTGCCTTTGTAACTGATTTCAGTTCCTTTGTATTCATAAACTGTTGCCCCTGCATCAAGAAGTTTCCGCTTTGTGTAAGCGTTGCCAGAAGACATTACGCAAACCCGAGGAGCAATGGCGAGCACATTGCAGCCTAAGTTCAAGTACTCATCTTCCGGCACTTCGATAAGCTGAATGCCCCGTTCAATAAGTAATTTTCTGAAAAAGACTGGCATTAGGCGAGAATGAACTACCGCTAAATCATGGTCGACCATACTGATGAAAGACATAAGATGGAGACACTCTGCCTCGCCTTGATCATGCGGAAGCTGAACTACGATGAATTCATCCACTAGATGAGCGGTCATTTCTTTTAATTGCCGAATGGCTTCAGCGTTTGTACGATAACCATGTCCGACAACAAGGGTCTTATCATCAAGCCAAACGATATCACCGCCATCCGCGACCGCATCACCCGTTAGATACCCAATGATCGGGATGTTTTTTTCCTTACAAAAATCCTTGTATACATTAGCCTCAGGCTGCCTTAATTCTTTCCCGGACTTTAAAATAATGGCTCCTTCGCTTGCGAATTTTACCGGGTCATGCGCATATAAGGAGTCAATCCCTACTACCGAAGATGCTGGCAAATAATCGATGTTTGGAACATATTTCTCCAAAATGGAAATAAAGTCACCATACTCTTTTAGGGCTTCTTTGAAATCTGGCTCTGACGCAAAGTTAAAGTTCCGCCATGCTTGGCTTAAATGCTCTTGACTGATAAAAGCATCGCTCGGATGTTTTACAATGACACGTTCCAATGGTTTGTACATAGACGAACAATATGTCACTGGCTCTCCCTCCTTTTTCCGCATAACGGAAAACACTTCCGCTAATAGGAATTTTTCTTTAATTATAAAATTATTTTTGTTATAATGTCAATATGTTTTAAATATTCAAATAAATCCTCATGTTATTCAACTTGTGATGAAAGATAGGTGGTTTGTTTATGCAATCTATTGACCGTGCCATGAACGTCATAAAGGTGCTAGTTTCCAATTCATCGGAAAACTGGCTGTCGATTACGGAACTTTCTCAAGAATGTGATCTTCCTGTCAGTTCCATGCATCGTTTGTTAAAAGCAATGTCCAAGCATGGATTAATTCAACAGGACGGACAATCTAAACAATATGGTTTAGGGAATATTTGGCTCGAATATGGTTTGCGTATGTATGACAAAATGGATTACATCAGTCAAATTAGGCCTGAACTGGAAAGGCTGATGAACAAAGTGGAGGAAAGCGTCTATCTTAGCCAGCCAATAGGTATGGAGTCACTCGTTATTGAACGAATCGACAGTGAAAAAAGCCAAATCCGGGTTTATGACCAGCTTGGTTCACGCGTACCTATGCATATTGGAGCTGCCAATAAAGTGATGCTCGCCTATATGCCCTATAATCAAGCGAAAAAAATCGTAGATGTTCTTTTGCCAATTAAAGAAAGAGCAGCATTTTGGGATATATTGCAAGAAACTAAAATGAAAGGACATGGAATCAGTCACAGCGAAAGGACAGAAGGAACATGTTCTGTAGCCGTTCCGATACTTAACCATTTTGGGGAAGTGCACGGGGCAGTGAGCATTGGTTTTGTCAGCTTTAACCTGACAGAAGAAAGACTTGATTTCCTCATTAAGAATGTGATGGAAACCGGCAATCGGGTTTCGTCAAAATTGGGGTATAGGGGTCAATGAATAAAGGAGCAGGGCGGATTAACGGATAAAATGAAAAGAAGATGAATCATTTCATCTTCTTTTCGTTTTATATTAATCGCTGCCTGTCACGAATAAATCTTCTTTAAAATAGGCGAGGACCTCGCCGGCCAC
It contains:
- a CDS encoding arginine deiminase family protein, encoding MYKPLERVIVKHPSDAFISQEHLSQAWRNFNFASEPDFKEALKEYGDFISILEKYVPNIDYLPASSVVGIDSLYAHDPVKFASEGAIILKSGKELRQPEANVYKDFCKEKNIPIIGYLTGDAVADGGDIVWLDDKTLVVGHGYRTNAEAIRQLKEMTAHLVDEFIVVQLPHDQGEAECLHLMSFISMVDHDLAVVHSRLMPVFFRKLLIERGIQLIEVPEDEYLNLGCNVLAIAPRVCVMSSGNAYTKRKLLDAGATVYEYKGTEISYKGTGGPTCLTCPVVRTI
- a CDS encoding IclR family transcriptional regulator, whose product is MQSIDRAMNVIKVLVSNSSENWLSITELSQECDLPVSSMHRLLKAMSKHGLIQQDGQSKQYGLGNIWLEYGLRMYDKMDYISQIRPELERLMNKVEESVYLSQPIGMESLVIERIDSEKSQIRVYDQLGSRVPMHIGAANKVMLAYMPYNQAKKIVDVLLPIKERAAFWDILQETKMKGHGISHSERTEGTCSVAVPILNHFGEVHGAVSIGFVSFNLTEERLDFLIKNVMETGNRVSSKLGYRGQ